The segment GTGAATACACACATCCAGGAACTATGGGCTCAGGCCTTGAATCATATTCAAGGAAAACTGTCCAAGCCCAGCTTTGAAACCTGGCTCCAAGCCACTGAAGCTGTTGATTATCGGGACGACACCTTGGTAATTTCCACTCCTAACGAGTTTGCCCGTGATTGGTTGGAGTCCCGTTATGCAAACATGGTCCGTGATACGTTACAGGAAGTGACAGGATCTGTTATCGGTGTCCAATTTATCACTCATGCAGCCACCCGTTCTGAAGGGGAAGAGCCGGGAGAAAATTTGAGCAGCTCCGGAACAGAAGAAAACGAAGCGAACAAAAGCCAACTCAATTCCCGATATACCTTTGATACATTCGTCATTGGATCCGGAAACCGTTTTGCCCATGCTGCCTCCCTGGCAGTGGCAGAAGCTCCGGCCAAAGCATACAATCCGCTGTTTATCTACGGGGGAGTAGGACTTGGGAAAACCCATTTGATGCATGCCATCGGCAATTATACTCTGTCCCAACCGACCCACACACGGGTCGTCTATTTATCCTCAGAGAAATTCACCAACGAATTCATCAACTCCATCCGGGACAACAAAACCGACGATTTCCGCAATAAATACAGAAATGTGGATATCTTGTTGATCGATGATATTCAGTTTCTCTCCGGTAAAGAACAGACACAGGAGGAATTTTTCCACACCTTCAATGCTCTACATGAAGAGAGCAAACAAATTGTCATCTCCAGTGACCGGGCACCCAAAGAAATCCCCACTTTGGAGGATCGGTTGCGTTCCCGGTTTGAATGGGGATTGATCACAGATATCCAGCCTCCGGATCTGGAAACCAGAATCGCCATTCTTCGGAAAAAAGCGATGGCTGACAAGTTGGATATCGACAGCGAAGTGATGGCCTTCATCGCAGATCGGATCGATACCAACATCCGTGAGCTGGAAGGAGCTTTAATCCGGGTATTTGCCTTTTCCGCTCTGATGAATCAGCCCGTCACCATTGAGCTTGCGGCGGAAGCATTGAAAGATATCATCTCCAATGCACAACCCAAGGAGTTGGAGATCTCCGACATCCAAAAAACGGTCTGTGCTTACTACCAGTTAAACATTCAGGATCTGACAGGGAAAAAACGAACCAAAAATGTCGCCCTGCCCCGTCAGATTGCCATGTACCTGTCCCGAGAGATGACAGATGCCTCCCTGCCGAAAATCGGCGAAGAATTCGGAGGAAGAGATCACTCCACCGTCATTCATGCTCATGAAAAAATTGCCCGTACGTTATCGATGGATCGTAGTATGCAAAAAGCAGTAGATGATATCACAAAAAAACTTTTTCAATCCATCTAAGATGATATCCATATTTCGGTATTGTGGATATGTGGATAACTGTTACCCACTTATACACAGACTTATCCACAGGCCAAAGAGGCTGTACGACTGGCCTCAAGGCACTTATCCACAGTATCCACAGCCCCTACTACTACTACTATGATCTTTTAATATAATATATATGATATACTCCACAAAATATGCCTCCGCCTCATGTCCTATTTTGATCGTAAGGTCTTTTCCAAAAAGGATTTCAATGATTGAATGACATAAGGGGACAGGCAACGGATAAAAGATGAGGAGGATTTCCATGAAATTCAGGATTTCCCGTTCCGCTTTGGTGGAAGCTGTTTCCCAGGTATCCAAAGCGGTGTCCCAGAAAACAACAGTCCCGATATTGACAGGAATCAAAGCATCTGTGGATGAAGCAGGCTTATGGTTAACTGGAAGCAATTCAGATTTAACCATTCAAGTCTGTATACCCATTCAAAAAGATGATAAAGAACTTGTAAATGTGGAAATAATGGGTAGTGTGGTATTACCAGGACGCATCTTCAGTGATATTGTTCGAAAATTGCCAGGGGATTATGTGGATTGGACAGTGGATGAACGGTGGAAAACAACACTCCGTTCCGAACAGGCTCAATTTGAACTGAAAGGCCTGGATCCCGAAGAGTATCCCCGTTTACCGCAACTGCGTGAGGACCAGATGTTTACTCTGCCGGCAGATCTGTTGAAATCCATGATCCGACAAACCGGTTTTGCCGTTTCCACATCAGAGGCAAGAGGAGTCCTTACCGGTATCTTGTTACAGCTGAAGGATGGAAAGTTGACCTTTGTTGCCACAGACAGCCACCGTTTATCCCGGAGGCAGACTGAAGTGGAGGCACCGGAGACACTGTCTGTGGAAAATGTGGTTATTCCGGGGAAAAGTTTATCCGAACTGGGGAAGATCCTGGCGGATCAAACCGAGTGGGTTGATGTGATCATATCAGAAAACCAAGTGATGATTCGGGCCAATCATCTCCTCTTTTTCTCCCGCTTACTGGAGGGAACCTATCCGGATACCAATCGTGTTATCCCTCAAGGAGGGAAAACCGAAATGGTGATCTCCACCAAGGAATTATTGCAATCTGTGGATCGAGCCGCCTTGATTAGTCGGGATGGCCAGGATAATGTGATAAAATGGAGAGTGAAAGCAGAAGGGACGATTCAAGTTCATTCCGCTTCCCAGGATGTGGGAAGTGTCTTGGAAGAAGTCTCGGCCAAAGTTACCGGTGAGGAGCTGAGTATTTCTTTCAATGCTCAGTTTATGCTGGATGCACTGCGTGCTGTGGATACTGATAAAATTCAGATTCTCCTTACCGGGACGATGACCCCCTTTGTCATCCAACCAGCAGATCGTGATGATGCTCTGCACTTGATTGTTCCGATCCGAACACGATAAGCTGGAATTGTTGTGATTATGTTCCAGGGAGTGTTTATCCAAAACGGATACTGACATCTGGAAGCGAATGGGTTAAAAAGGATGCTGTTCCCGACTTTTCACAACACTTCCAGGAGTTGTCCGAACATGCGATACGACCCAAGGGAGGAGTGAAGGGTTTGGAATCCGTTTCCATTCATTCGGAGTACATTACACTGGGGCAATTGCTGAAAAAGTTAAACCTCCTGGGAACAGGAGGCCAAGTAAAACATTTTCTGTCTGAAAACCGTGTTACAGTAAACGGAGAACCGGAAATGCGTCGGGGCCGAAAGATTTATCCACAAGACTGTGTGGATATTCCAGGATTCGGCTCCGTGTATTTAACACGGGAGTAGAAAGGAGGGGATTTCATGTATGTGGAGCAGCTGGAACTGTCCCAGTTTCGTAATATCTCCCGTATGAGTCTGGAATGTCCAGAAGAGCTCCACTTATTTGTAGGGCCCAATGCTCAGGGCAAAACGAATATATTGGAATCCCTGTATGTCCTTTCT is part of the Kroppenstedtia pulmonis genome and harbors:
- the dnaA gene encoding chromosomal replication initiator protein DnaA, yielding MNTHIQELWAQALNHIQGKLSKPSFETWLQATEAVDYRDDTLVISTPNEFARDWLESRYANMVRDTLQEVTGSVIGVQFITHAATRSEGEEPGENLSSSGTEENEANKSQLNSRYTFDTFVIGSGNRFAHAASLAVAEAPAKAYNPLFIYGGVGLGKTHLMHAIGNYTLSQPTHTRVVYLSSEKFTNEFINSIRDNKTDDFRNKYRNVDILLIDDIQFLSGKEQTQEEFFHTFNALHEESKQIVISSDRAPKEIPTLEDRLRSRFEWGLITDIQPPDLETRIAILRKKAMADKLDIDSEVMAFIADRIDTNIRELEGALIRVFAFSALMNQPVTIELAAEALKDIISNAQPKELEISDIQKTVCAYYQLNIQDLTGKKRTKNVALPRQIAMYLSREMTDASLPKIGEEFGGRDHSTVIHAHEKIARTLSMDRSMQKAVDDITKKLFQSI
- the dnaN gene encoding DNA polymerase III subunit beta — encoded protein: MKFRISRSALVEAVSQVSKAVSQKTTVPILTGIKASVDEAGLWLTGSNSDLTIQVCIPIQKDDKELVNVEIMGSVVLPGRIFSDIVRKLPGDYVDWTVDERWKTTLRSEQAQFELKGLDPEEYPRLPQLREDQMFTLPADLLKSMIRQTGFAVSTSEARGVLTGILLQLKDGKLTFVATDSHRLSRRQTEVEAPETLSVENVVIPGKSLSELGKILADQTEWVDVIISENQVMIRANHLLFFSRLLEGTYPDTNRVIPQGGKTEMVISTKELLQSVDRAALISRDGQDNVIKWRVKAEGTIQVHSASQDVGSVLEEVSAKVTGEELSISFNAQFMLDALRAVDTDKIQILLTGTMTPFVIQPADRDDALHLIVPIRTR
- the yaaA gene encoding S4 domain-containing protein YaaA — encoded protein: MESVSIHSEYITLGQLLKKLNLLGTGGQVKHFLSENRVTVNGEPEMRRGRKIYPQDCVDIPGFGSVYLTRE